The window CGCCCGGGAGCGGGCCTCGTCGCGCTTCCGATGATGGGGGCTCCCCCGCCGCTGCCCCGGCAGCCCGCCGCGCCCGTGGCCGGCGTCTGGACCCGGGTCCGCGGTGGTGAGACGGTGGCCCCCGGCGAGCTTCGCCGGCTCGTGATCGATGGTGTCCCGGTGGTCCTCTGCCGCCTCGCGGGCGCCCTGTATGCCTACCGCGCACCCTGCCCGGGGTGCGGTGACCCGCTGGAGGGCGCCTGGATAGCCGCGGGCAACCTGGTGTGTTCGGCGTGCTCGCGTCAGTACGATGTGCGCGGTGCCGGACGGTGCACCAAGGACGCGACGCGGCTGGAGCCCCTTCCCCTGCTCGAGCAGGACGGGGGCGTCCGCGTCGCCATTCCGGCGGGAGTGCGGTGACCCAACCAGAGAGCCCCAAGGTCCCCGTGAGCGGAGCAGGCGACGGCGGCAACGGAGCGGCGGGCGGAGAGGGGTCGGCCTCCTCGATCGCGGCGCTGCGGCGCATCTCCAAGCGGCGGGAGGAGACCCAGCAGGAGCGATGCGAGCTCTGTGGGGTCGGCCTTCCCGACGACCACGAGCACCTGTACAACGTCCAGAAGCGGCAGCTGTCGTGCTCCTGCGCGGCGTGCGCGGTGATCACCGACGTGCGCAGCGCGAGGGCCGAGCACAAGCGGGTGCCCCGGCGCTACCTCGCGCTCCTCGACTTCGAGATGAGCGACGACCAGTGGGAGGCGCTCGCCATCCCGGTGAACATGGCCTTCCTCACCACCGGGGGGGACGGCGGCATCCACTGCCACTATCCGAGCCCCGCGGGGGCGACCGAGTCGCTCCTGACCCTCGAGGGCTGGGAGGAGCTGATCGAGCAGAACCCGATCCTCGGAGAGATGGAGCCCGACGTCGAGGCGCTGCTGGTCAACCGGGCCGGCGAGAGCCACGAGACCACCGACGACGACGGCCCCCATGAGCACGAGTACTTCCTCGTCCCCATCGACGCCTGCTTCGAGCTGGTGGGCCTGATCCGGGTCCACTGGCGCGGCTTCAGCGGCGGCAAGCAGGCGCTCGACCGCATCAACGACTTCTTCAACGGCCTCCGCATGCGGGCCGACGAGCACGGGGGAACGGCGTGAGCACGTCCGAACCTCCCCCGATCCCCGAGCTCGACTTCGAGGTGCTGGACGTCAGCGTCGCCCGTGGCGTGGTGCCGCTGCTCTCCTTCCGGCTCCGGATCACGGAGCACGCCGGCGTCCCCGTCGACGCGGTCACCCTGGAGTCGCAGATCCAGATCGAGGCGGCCCGCCGGCGCTACAAGGACAAGCGCGAGCAGGAGGCCCTTCTCGACCTCTTCGGCGAGCCCCACCGCTACGCGAAGACCGTGCGCACCATGGTGCTGGCGCTCGCCACCACCCAGGTGCAGCGCTTCACCGGCAGCATCGAGTGCGATGTGCGGGTGCCCTCCAGCTTCGACCTCGGGCTGGCGTGGGTGAAGTACTTCCACGCCCTCGAGGAGGGTGAGGTCCCGCTCGCCTTCCAGTTCAGCGGCACCGTCTTCTACCAGGCCGAGAACGGCAACCTGCAGATCGCGAAGATCCCGTGGGACCGCGAGGCGACCTTCCGCATGCCGCTCAAGGTGTGGAAGCAGATGATCGACGAGCACTATCCCGATGACAACTGGCTGACCCTGCGTCGCGACGTCTTCGACCGTCTCTACCGGTACAAGGCGCGCAACTCCCTCTCCAGCTGGGAGGAGGCGATCACCGCGCTGCTCGCCGGCGAGGCCGACGCCCCGGCCGCCAACGGAAGCCCGGTGGGTGCCCCGGGGACGTCGCGGCTGCGGATCACCAACATCCCGGACGAGCCCGCGTCGTGAACCAGCAGCTCGTCGACCGCCTGGTGCGCGCCACCCTGTACGAGGGCTACATCCTCTACCCGTACAGCCCGACCGCCATCAAGAACCAGATCCGCTGGACCTTCGGTGGCGTCTATCCGAAGTCCTACGGCGAGGCGTCGGGGGGCACCGACCCCTGGGTCGCCCAGACCGAGTGCCTCCTCGAGGGCGGCGACGACGCCGTCGTGGAGGCGAGGCTGCGGTTCCTCCACGTGCTGGTGCGGACCATCGGCCGGATCGATCCGCCGCTGGC of the Candidatus Dormiibacterota bacterium genome contains:
- a CDS encoding DUF6084 family protein, with protein sequence MSTSEPPPIPELDFEVLDVSVARGVVPLLSFRLRITEHAGVPVDAVTLESQIQIEAARRRYKDKREQEALLDLFGEPHRYAKTVRTMVLALATTQVQRFTGSIECDVRVPSSFDLGLAWVKYFHALEEGEVPLAFQFSGTVFYQAENGNLQIAKIPWDREATFRMPLKVWKQMIDEHYPDDNWLTLRRDVFDRLYRYKARNSLSSWEEAITALLAGEADAPAANGSPVGAPGTSRLRITNIPDEPAS
- a CDS encoding DUF5947 family protein, coding for MSGAGDGGNGAAGGEGSASSIAALRRISKRREETQQERCELCGVGLPDDHEHLYNVQKRQLSCSCAACAVITDVRSARAEHKRVPRRYLALLDFEMSDDQWEALAIPVNMAFLTTGGDGGIHCHYPSPAGATESLLTLEGWEELIEQNPILGEMEPDVEALLVNRAGESHETTDDDGPHEHEYFLVPIDACFELVGLIRVHWRGFSGGKQALDRINDFFNGLRMRADEHGGTA